The Octopus sinensis linkage group LG18, ASM634580v1, whole genome shotgun sequence genome segment TTGTAGGTAGGGGGAGGATGGGAACCACAGTccaatattattttttgtttggaGACAGGTAAATCTCTAAatgaagttgtaaacaacaattaGATTTTTATCTGTTAACAATGTTGgtattttagaaattttacataaaaaaacaacaaaaaaaaaagtcacagagtagatatagacataaataatttaacattatattagatttaaaattttaagaaaataataaaactaataaaatgttattgttggtgttcTTGGTTCCAGTCTAAAAAACCTACTGTGCGACCAGGAGGGAGAGCTTTACAAGTCATACAGTTTGCACGTAACTTCTGGATACAGTAGGCAGGTATATGCCACTTGTCCATTATCAATATGGTCTGCATATTGTTCGTCTCCGTGCTGTTAGtgtatgatgctgatgacgacacAAGGCGTGCCCCATGTGCACGCACTAACTCACCAATTTCGACCCGTGTCAAGTAGTAGATATCCTGCAGTTCAAAGCAGCCTTTCCCTAGATACCAGATATGACCAGTTGTGCTCTTGTGTGGGTGGTAgtctgtctgtttgactgtctCCACTAAACACTGCAGCACACCGTAATCATCTGGGCTAAGAGGTAATACCTTGATAATATCAATATGTCCAATGAGCTGGAGGTTCTTGAAGTTTGCCTGCACACCATTGTGCTCTAAAACATCAAGGAAATAGCCATCAGAATCACAGCAAGTCGGTAACATTTTCACTATATTCTCCTCATGGCGTCGAGTAATTTCAAGGCCTATTTCTTCCTTCAGACTAGGAATTTGATAAAAGTCTACTTCATCACTAAGTTGCTGTAATTCTACCAGACTATCAGGCAGGTGAATTTTACTTGTAcgaagaaaatttaaaatatatctggaaagtaaaaaaaaaaaaaaaaaaaacatttaacaaaGTGATTAAAAGATGAATACAAAGtaaaatgcaacaaaaaaaatagaaagagaataaaataaatccTTGCAAGAAAATAGAGAATGATGGAATATTAACAAGTGGAATTGGAAAGTAACGGAGCGAAATAATGAGAGGGTaggtagagaaagaaaaagagagaaagaggaaattgAATTTTAACAGTTGTAATAGCAAAAGTTGTTGTCAGACACGTATAACCATAGAACTAGTTGATGGAATAAAAACAATAGACACTGTAGTAGTAATGAATGCAGACAACTATTAACATAATCTTCATATTTACAAAGTTCTGAAGACTACAAATGGAACTATCCCAGCATATAACATGAAAGCTTTCAAATATACTATCCTCTCTTTTTAGTCTCACCTTCAACAATGTAATGAGCCTTTGAATGGCCTAGTGGACCACATTTTGAACTCTATCAACAAGGTGGTTGTTcatgaatataagaaaaatatacagaGAGTGACTGTCATAAGTTTTATGGTAACACTGTAAAACAACTATGTAAAAATCAATGTAAGCTACAGGGAGGGGCAGAGAGGATGgacatttttgaaaaattcacaaaatcagtaattttagctgcaaacaaattttaatgACATCGTTAAATCAAGTGAGGAAAACAGCATCCATCATCTGGTGTCCGTTTTCATTAATGCATTTCTGAAGGCTttcttggaagttggcctccactctctctccagcattgctctgtCAAGTTGGGCAACTTCCATATGAACAGCTTCCTTCAAATCATCCTGTGTACAGGGctaatgtgcatacacacatgccttaaagtttccccacaagaaataatcacCCATGGACAAATCAGGGGACCAAAGAATGTCAGCAAACCTGGAAATGAGGTGGCCACTGAAGAGAGGTCGAAGAACGTCCATTGATCTCTGGCTGTGTAGACTGTCACCCTATCCAGCTGAAACCACACATCTCAAATAGGTACATGTTTTCGTCATAATTCAAGTACAAAGAAGTTGTTTATCCCCTTGATGTAACACTCAGAGTTCACAGtaacagcatttccattattgtcttaaaaaaagtAAGGACCAATGACGGTAGCTTTTCCAGCAGCACACCAAACTGTCACTTTTAGGCTGTGGTCTTTCATGCAGTTCTCTTGGATTTTCAAGAGCCCAGTAACGacagttctgttgattcaccatgcCATTGAAATGAAATTGAgcttcatcactcattaacaaaatgaggttgtcatttgcctcaaaaattgTTTCTATCTGATGTGTGAAGTTAAGCCATTGtgcatagtcccatggtttcaactgttgccGAATGACCAGTTTATATGAGTGGAAATGCAGGACTTCATGCAAAATATGCCTTACTGATCGATTACTGatgccaagttcagtggaatgcATGCAAGCAGAGTGATTCAGACTCtgtatcaaagcttgtctgacaCATTCCACACTTTCTGGGTCCCATACTATTCATAGCACTCCCACCGGTCTCCTATTCATTAGGGTACCTTGTGTACGAAGTGCATTCACCCAATGTAAGATTATATTACGGGTGGGAACAGCCTGACTTCGGTGAACATTGAAGTAGCACCGAAACTCACACTGAACTGCTGTGACAGACTTCACATAACTGTTGTAGGCAAATATGTGATGCTCTGTCATCCACAGTGCCATGGCttcatctaaaaagaaaaaaatgctaagaCACCATGGACTGAATGGTACCTGTCAGACATATGTCCCACCCCCTGGGGCTGAGTAATGgccatttcaaaaacgtccaTCCTCTCTGCcttgcatcagcatggccgcagctctgagtggaaactttaaaaaaataaataaattttttaaatatttaaaaaaaaacagataaaaaggAGATCAAAAAATCCAAGCTGGATCTTCAGTAAGCACTCCTGTGAATACTGGCTATAAAGTGTATAGAGTGTATATCTGAGGATGGCTTATCTTAAAGAAATCTACTTTTGCATTACATAATGACTACCTTATTGCATAAGCTTTACCAATGTATATTCATTACTCTGAACAAGGATAGCACTTTGTGATCTTAAGATGATTAGACAAAATAGAGACCAGACCAGAATGGGCCATAGCAGGCAAGGATATACCAAACAAGAGCAAAATAGACAAGGCCAGGCCAAAACTGATAAGCCAGGTAAAGAGAGATCAAGGTAAGATTTAACTGGCAGAAATTTAACATTGGATATGTGCTGAGAAGTCTTTTACTTCCAGTGCTGCCTGTAGCCATGGTAAGCAGGTTCTTACTGTGCATTATAAGTTTCCCATGCTTTAACTTCTTTTTACACCCTCCACTACATCTTTTGTCTGGGCTGAACACTTGTTCCATTGTtactgtttagtcccaggtcagccaTGACTGAGCTGATTAATGAACAAAGACACTTCAGTCATAACTCTTCTATTTTCTAAGTTTTGTTTATCTAGAATTGTCCAAAATGTCCCTTTTCTAATGCAgtcaaaggagatttggctgttatttctaacaggtcaaacaTACAGTGGCTAGCTTGTTAGCTCAACTTAAACCATTATTCAATGGCAAACTTTCAATACAGAATAAATTTCTGAattctaaaacaaaaaataagatatACAAAAATACTCAAAGCtgggaataattttaaaaatgaagccAACAAAGAAACTTAGACTTAATAAAACTTACCGAAACAGTTTTCCATCTCGATCAATAAAGTAGTTTCCATCTTTGTCTTTGGCTGAAGGCAAGTCACCTTCAAACATACGAGCTAGCATTGATTCTGAGTAGCTGACCAATGTGAGATAAGAGGTAGTGTAAATCACCCCACCTACATTCAGGTTGACAGGGTCAGAGCTTTTTCTGCCATTGTTAAGTCTTcaaatagagaaacaaaacaaaacggtcaaatatttaattatagattaGTGTTGACATTATAATTTCAAACTgctgcaaatgatgatgatgaaggcaaagttaactCTCAGCAGGagtaattttgcctttcatccacttGAGGATTAGTAAAACAGCTAGGACAAATACTGTATTTTGCCTGATGCGCTAGTAATTTATACCAATCCGttgacgaaataataataatttctaatttaggtacaaggccaccaTTTTTGAAGGGAGAGGATCAgtaaattacatcaacctcagtacttgattggtatttaattttattggccacaaaagGTTGAACAGCAAAAGTgaccttgacaggatttgaactcagaacataaagagctgtaaCTAGATAATGCAAACCATTTTATCTGATACTCTAATCATTCTGCTGTCCACCACACTTAATTGTTTTTAACATAaatacaaagccagcagttttgaaggggGGTAGGGTTAACCAATAATATCAAATCTAATACTGGACTGGTACTTAATGTTATTGATCCCCAAGAGCAAAGATGGACAAGGCAGGATTTCAATGCATGGGCACTTTTTTCGaggtgttaatgattctgccaatccttTCTTACAAATCCACCAATTTGGCTGGTGGGGTAGATTTTTGGTGCATTAGTCAAATTGACCAATCCAGTACTTGATTATGGTACTTAAAATGTAAAAATgctttaacaattctaccaatccaaTGTCTTATCAACAAATACAATAATGGCagcaataaacaacaacaacaatcctaaTCCATTGGTCCAGTCAGGTTTTGAAacgaaaatttgaaagcaaaattttCCAACATAATTTACAAATTAGGACTTGCTGGAGAGTATATAATACACAGaagtacacacaaacagacagaggcaagtacacatatgcacagaaaAGCCTGCAGATAGAAAACAGACATCTACACTtaggcatatacatgtacacagaggTAAAGAAACATACATTCAAAATATAGAAGTTAATGATAAAATGTTGGTGAATTACAAAAGACTTAAGTTTTAAAATCTTTagcttcaaataataataataataaaataaaaataaaaaccctcAACTAATTTTTGCTTTAAAACAGCAAAGTATAATCATTGTTTGAGATGTTTAACTTGAAATAAGGACTTGGCAAGTATTTTAAGGAAATTCAATTTGAAAAGaatatctttttttctattcttttgttttgttttgttttctttatttgttatttaatcaACTTGTACTCAAACaggatataaagaaaaaaaaacaacaaatagaaataaaatatatatataaaaaagagaaattttGGCAGAATCAAAATAAtctaatgaaacaaaaacaaattaatagaTTTTGGAATTTGttcaaaatgttgaaaagaaGAACCGTTAATAATGCTACCTGCTTAATTGTTAGCGATTACTGACCAACCAAATAGATGGTTAAAGATATCTGCCTAATGAGAAATCAGGATAATAATGAGtgcttttgttaagcctggtacctattctatcagtttatttttgctgaactgctaagttatagggatgtaaacattcCAACACTGGTTGGTGATGggaggagggacaaacatagacacacacagatatatatatatacaacaggcttctttcagtttccgtctaccaaatccattcacaaggcccgaagctatagcagaagactttgcccaaggtgctatgcagtgggactgaatccagaaccttgtggttgggaagcaagcttcatacagTCACACCtgtcatatttagtgacaatgATAGTTTTCCTATCATTAGGCTACAGCCTAATGATATCAACTTGCAACAGCAATTTTATGGGGTTGTACCAAGATGTGtcaatataatgtaggataaatataataataatgggatcTTAATGCATTGCTATGcatgtttccacaaatcacatgtttcaTACAACCATAGCctgtattcctgggatgattacagtacaATCTGTAATATCCATGGACATCAGGTGGATTTTAGTTCACGtgttcatttcttcaggcgatatggCATTAAAGTTAGAAGTAATGAATGTataagtgacatatatatatatatatatatatatatatatatatatatatatatatatacacacatatatatatatatacacacatatatatatatatatatacacatatatatatatatatacacatatatatatatatacacatatatatatatatacacatatatatatatatatacacatatatatatatatatacacatatatatatatatatacacatatatatatatatatacacacatatatatatatatatatatatatatatatacatatacatatatatatacatacatatatatacatatacatatatatatacatacatatatatacatatatatatatacatatatcatcatcatcatcatcatttagcgtccgctttccatgctagcatgggttggacggttcaactggggtctgtgaagccagaaggctgcatcaggcccagtctgatctggcagtgtttctacagctggatgcccttcctaacgccaaccactccgtgagtgtagtgggtgctttttatgtgccacccgcacaggtgccagacggagctggcaaacggccatggacggatatacatatatatatacatatatatatatatatatatacatatacatatatatatacatatacatatatacttatatatatatatgcatatatatatatatacacacacacacatacatattcttttatttctttgtttcaatcattaaactgcaccaccttaaagaattttagttgagcgaagcgacaccagtacttattctatcagtctctttttgccacaccactaagttatgggcatataaacacactagcactggttgtcaatcagtggtggacacacatacacatgacagactttttttcagtttctgcttatcaAATTTGCtctcatggctttggtcagccaggactatagcagaaaatacttgcccaagatgctaagcagtgggactgaacctggactgaacctggaaccatgtagttgagaaccaaacttcttaccacaccctCACACCTGAAGTAGGCAATTATATGCTCAAAATGGCCATCAAAAATGTTAAGATGTGGAAAACAGGGTTCATCAGGGATAATTTGAGATGCTTGAAAATAACTGGCAAAATGGCCATCAGCAAAGTTGACCTAGAAATATAGGGAGGTGTTATACTCAATGACTGAAATAGCAGTATAATCAGCTGTTACAAGGGCAAAAAAATGCTCTAGAAAGAAGCAACTGTAGAGGTATCAAGCTAGTGGACCAAGCTATGAGAGTAACAGAAAGTCTTAGCATAACTGATAAGAAGAGAATCCacatagatgaaatgcagtttggattTGAGTAAGGTAGGAGCACAATTGATGCTCtaagataaatttttaactaAGAGTAAGCTTCTCTGCTAAGCATTTGTTAATCTGGAGAAGGCTTTTGACAGGGTACTATGATATGTAGTCTATGAGGAATTTCAATGAGGAATTTAGTACACAAATAGTTGTCCCTCAAGGTTCAGTTCTCTTACCTATTTATTATCGTTCTCTAAGCTATAACAGAAGTTTAAGACTGCCAGTGGGAATTTCTATATGCTGATGACTAGTCCTTATCACAAAGATTGTGGAGGATTTCAAGAAGAAATTCTGTGGAAACAAAATCTGCAATGAAAAGGTCTCGGAGCAAACTTTACAAAGACTATAGTTTTAGTAAGAAAGAAGACAGTTCTCTGATACTACCAAGAAAATATATACTGCTTAATATACAGAATAAGACTAGGGTGGAAAAAGTTCAGGAAGCTATTTCCTCTGTTCACAAAACAGATTCATTTTATGAGTGaagggtatatgtttgtgtattaacTGCAATGCTGCATGATAGTAACATGAGTGTAGTGAATGTAGAGGTGTGAAAGTGGGACAGAAATAAAGCAAACATACTCCATTTGATATGTAATGTTGGTGTGCACAAGTGATGAGGCACAGATGAAAAACTGAAGAGACACttggcataagaggaatcagatgtagtgtgggAAAGAGGTGATTGTGTTGTACAGACATATAATTCAAATGGAAGACAGCTGGGCAAAAAATACCCAGGAGCTCTATGTGAGATCATGGAAGACAAGGGTAAAAGTAGTAAAGCTAATCTCAAGAGATAACAAAGGAATGCAACAGGTGGTAACATGCAGTGTTGGAGAAGACCCATCCAATCCATACAAGCATGAGTAAATGAATTCAAGGTGAcgctatatgtaatataaatttctttgtcttttcctctcttcattgacttcacacattttctctcttttttctcatttAGTTTAAATTTTTCCTCTTTGTTAAAACATTTCACCCTCTGATATAATTTTCTAACACACAGGTACACATTTCTATCAGATGCTTACAGCCTCCATATTGCTTTTGTCATCTCATTTACTTCACCAATATCTATTCTCCATCTTATTTGCACCCACTCTCACATCCTCACTTTCTCACTATCCatttaacaaatacacacacgcacataaacaaacACCCAACACCCTCATAAATCTATACTCTATACTtccacacactaacatataccacatttaaacacacacacacctctcctcTCATACACCTGCTTCCAGAAATGGATACACAAATAACTTGTGTATATACACCTGCCTCTTCTCTTCTTAACTCTCTACCATAGAATAGTATTCCCAAGTTTCTAaccttttgtctgtttttttcttcactgTTTTGGTTTCTCATCTCCTCTATGCTTCTATCTTTCTTCTGATCAAGGACTAATGTCTGAAATGTTAAGACTCTTATTTTTTCACCATTAAAGTATTAAGCTAATTAATACCTTGTCAAATCTTATATTTcaagacaaagaaaatgaaaaagcccCCCCAGTTGAGTAAGTGTGTTGTAGAGAGAGAGGTAGTTTATGCCAGATGCTGAAGTACAATAGATGAACAGGTATTTTGCTGTAGAggggatacatggaaatattaCATGATATAAGGGTGACTGAGAGAAGCTGGAAAAagagataaagatggtggtgataaGGTTAGGGTGTACTCTCAAAGCACAAGATGAATGTAAGAGAGAACAGGGACAAAGGATCAGGAAGAGCAAATAGTTGAGTTTGTAAGAGTGTGATAAGGTGAGTGACAGATGGGTAGAGATGGAGTTAAATGTGAATGCAGTGAATAGTGAACATGGTTGAAGGCCTGGCTGATGGTGAATATCAGCTTGGGGGTGAAGGTGAAGGAAATAGGAAAAGGTCAGGAATGATGGGGTGATAAGTGATATGGAAGACAGTAGTATAATAAAACCATAGATAAATGAGAAATAGGAAGATGATGTGAAAACAAAAGGTGGGTGGGAGATACATAGTAAGATATGGATGCCAGAAGTATGTAAAGGTGGATATAGCAACAAAGAATGGTGGATGTCAGAGGCAGATATATGAAAGTGTTGAGAATGATAGCAGATATGAAAAGGTGTTAATGATTCTGACAAATATACTGAACCTGATCAACATCCATCTGACATTCTTCTTGTTCAGGAACTATGTTGTCATGCCAAAGCTTCTATATACATTCCACAAAGACCCTTGCTACTGCTATGCATCACTCTTCACAGGTCTCAGTGCCTGTATCCAATGGACCACTGAGGAGGTATACAATATCTGGTTTGATGACACTGGATTGCAACAGGCCACCTTACCTGTCAGATATGGCAGCCTTGGCCTTCGGTCTCACTGTTCCTGCAGGCATTTCTCTCATCAGTGACTGCTTGCTATGTCCTCATCCACACAATTACTGTAATCGGAGAGCACAAGGTGGCCTACAAGACATAGAGCCAGCTCAGTCTCCTCCGCACTGTCCGTTTTCACTCAGCCTCCCGGTCCCACAACAGTGCAAGCTCAATACAATGCTATCACTTTTGACTAGCATTCAGCTGGATAGCAACTGTTTGCACATCAGTGTTTCTTAATGCTTGACCTCAAAATCTGTAAGCCTCTGCTGTGGATCAATTGTAGACTTTTTCAGTCTCCACCCATTTTCATGCCATTATAGTGCTGGTCACCTTCCATATCATGCTACTCTCAAGGAGATCATAAAGCATGGGTTAGACACTACAAGCTTCTGACAGATTTGTGATCAAGTCTGTGCCAATGGAGACCTCCAGCATTCATCCCTGCTATCAAGATTGAAATAGCTATCCACAAGTGCAAGGTCCCTAAGTCTGAGTGGCTGTTCCAGCGTGTCTCCCTTGCCATCCTCCAGGGCAATACCTTTTCCATATTATCCACTGGCACCATGAGGTGGACTGACCACTCCTTTTAGCTATATCTgctgtattcttttaaaaaagcctttttttttgtcatattatgGTGGGATATGACAGTCATAAAATGTAGCTCAAAGGAAAAGTGTGTTCAGTGGAAAATAAAGTGGGAAAGATATTATTGAGACTGAAGGATGACAAAAGGAGAAGTGGTAGCACAAAAGTGTATGAAATATGTGCAGTTCTCTTATAATTACAGTAGCTGAATGAATAGTGACATAGTTAGCAGGGACATATGCGGTGGAGTTTGGGGgcattatag includes the following:
- the LOC115221750 gene encoding uncharacterized protein LOC115221750, producing the protein MTTSCRRLNNGRKSSDPVNLNVGGVIYTTSYLTLVSYSESMLARMFEGDLPSAKDKDGNYFIDRDGKLFRYILNFLRTSKIHLPDSLVELQQLSDEVDFYQIPSLKEEIGLEITRRHEENIVKMLPTCCDSDGYFLDVLEHNGVQANFKNLQLIGHIDIIKVLPLSPDDYGVLQCLVETVKQTDYHPHKSTTGHIWYLGKGCFELQDIYYLTRVEIGELVRAHGARLVSSSASYTNSTETNNMQTILIMDKWHIPAYCIQKLRANCMTCKALPPGRTVGFLDWNQEHQQ